Proteins found in one uncultured Desulfuromonas sp. genomic segment:
- a CDS encoding S41 family peptidase, which translates to MMKKCLLVILSVCLIIAKVPFAAAEQTPSPYSALFEEIVNIVETHFYNPEQIAKDFPAIKADYRIRLKNISSQKAFSSLVNCMLDELHASHTYYLTPDDYEYYQLCALFSKIPEISRLFDGKEVLYPSVGILTQDIGNRVYIVSVLAGSVAEKAGLLQGDEILSANGAPYLPITSLRSNVGKNVVFKIRRKETDKPFTILMQPVLVNPKQEMLEAQKSSVRIIEQNETRVGYVHIYSYAGYEYHQELLNAITWGKLKEADALIIDLRYGLGGAAPSYLNIFNTKIPVLKMHHRDGTVTVFDSQWRKQAVYLVNQYSRSGKELLAYGARRYQQVKVIGERTAGDVLGGRLFPLSNGDTLFLAVQSALVDGVNLEGIGVPPDIEVPFDVRYCAGQDAQLKKALEHLIKQPTN; encoded by the coding sequence TTGAGGAAATCGTTAACATTGTTGAAACGCATTTTTATAATCCTGAACAAATCGCTAAAGATTTTCCCGCGATTAAAGCCGACTATCGTATTCGGTTAAAAAATATTTCTTCTCAAAAAGCATTTTCCAGTTTGGTGAATTGCATGCTTGATGAATTGCATGCGTCTCATACCTATTATTTAACGCCGGATGATTATGAGTATTATCAGCTCTGCGCATTGTTTTCAAAAATTCCAGAGATCAGCAGACTATTTGACGGTAAAGAAGTGTTGTATCCATCGGTCGGTATTCTGACCCAAGATATTGGGAACCGTGTATACATTGTCTCTGTCCTTGCCGGAAGTGTCGCCGAGAAAGCGGGACTGTTACAGGGGGATGAAATCCTCTCCGCCAATGGCGCCCCCTACTTGCCGATCACTTCGCTACGTTCAAATGTTGGAAAAAATGTTGTCTTTAAAATCCGACGAAAAGAGACGGACAAGCCATTCACGATTTTGATGCAGCCAGTGCTGGTTAATCCCAAACAGGAGATGTTAGAGGCGCAAAAATCCAGTGTTCGGATTATTGAACAGAACGAAACGCGCGTTGGCTATGTTCACATATATTCTTACGCGGGTTATGAATACCATCAGGAATTATTGAACGCCATAACTTGGGGAAAATTGAAAGAAGCCGACGCGTTGATCATTGATTTGCGATATGGCTTGGGTGGGGCAGCGCCATCTTATCTTAATATCTTTAATACGAAGATTCCGGTCCTTAAGATGCATCATAGAGATGGTACGGTAACCGTTTTTGACTCTCAATGGAGAAAACAGGCGGTCTACTTGGTTAACCAATATAGTCGAAGTGGAAAAGAGTTGCTAGCGTACGGCGCTCGAAGGTACCAACAAGTAAAAGTAATTGGAGAGCGAACGGCAGGTGACGTCCTCGGTGGCCGGCTTTTTCCGTTATCCAATGGCGATACCCTTTTTCTCGCGGTACAAAGCGCCCTTGTTGATGGAGTCAATCTGGAAGGAATTGGCGTTCCGCCGGACATTGAAGTTCCATTCGATGTACGCTACTGTGCCGGACAAGACGCGCAGCTTAAAAAAGCCCTTGAGCATCTTATCAAGCAACCGACGAATTAA